The genomic window GGCTAGCCTTTTCAGCTGCGTCTATCTTTTCATTGGGAGGTTTAACTTTGGGTGCGCTAACCTACAAGTTAATATATTCTCAAATTCCACTAACGTTATGAAGTATACCCAAAAAAGCTAGCGATGCATGTGGCAGGCTGTTTGGTGTCGCTTCAGAATCGATATTGCTTACCTAAAGATTTCTTTTTGGCTGAGATTCCCAACTTCTTAAAAAAGTCGGGAATCTTGTTCAATACTTGTTTGGGTTCAAAATGCAGGCTGTTCAAACAGCAGTAGAGAGAGGAAAAAATCCATGATAAAAATTGACACCCAACTAGTAACAACTGCTTTTGTTGCAGATTCTCCTACTTCTTTGGCTCCCCCTTTAGTAGTTAAACCCCAACTACAGCCAATGACAGCAACCAGTACACCAAAAATAAATCCTTTTAGTAAAATAATAAACAAATCTGACGGTTCTAAAAAATTTCTGACTGATTCTAAAAATGTTTCTGGAATAATTTTGTAAAACTGTGATGCAGCAAAAACTCCGCCGATGATGCCTGTAACTAAAGCCAAAATCGTCATCAAAGGCACCATTAAACCACAAGCAATTACTCTAGGAAGTACTAGATAATCAATTGGATCAGTTTTGAGCATATAAAGTGCATCAATTTGGTCTGTGACTTGCATTGCACCTATTTCTGCTGCAAAAGCAGAACCGACTTGTCCCGCCATAATACTAGCGGTCAAAATTGGAGCCAATTCTCTACAAAAAGCTAAGGCAAAAGCACCTCCCACAGCATCGACAGCCCCAAATCGGAGTAATTCCCTCGTTATTTGAATAGTAAAAATCATTCCTGCAAAACAGCTGACAAGGAGAACTGGAGAGATAGAACCTGGCCCAGCAGTTACCATATGTTGCAGAATCTTGCGGTAGTACGTTTTTCCTTGGAGTAAATGTAGCCACACTTGACCGAAAAGCAGTACTGCCGCAAAACAGCGTATAATTCCACATTGCTGAAAATTTGTTTTTAGTCGCAATTTTATCGTCCTTAAAACTGACTTTTTTTGCACATATGTTACATCAATCCTCCAAAATCAGACTACAGATACAAATGGTGGAAACCCAGCCAGATGTAATCTGACTTTCTCAATTACGTAGACGCACAAAATGCGGCTTCCTGTAGGATATTACGAATTGGTATTAGGGTATGGTACATGAACAGATGTACTGGATGTTTACCCTGAAAGTAGAGGAGGTGTTTGAGCATGGTTTAACTTATACCAATTCTCTATGAAGATGCATAAAATAAAACCTCATGGAATAGAGCTTCAAGTATAAAATCATAACTTGTTCAAGAGGAGATTAACTCTGAAGATATTTGGGAGCATCCCAATGCAAAAATTTTCCAAAATCGTTACAAGTCATTGTGAATGAAGCGTACTTTTTCTCTACGAGACGCTCCGCGAACGGAGAACCCGCAGGGTAATTGCTCTCAAATTCAGCCGCAGTAACGATATTGAGTTCTCTAGCACTGACCAAAGCTGCTCACGCTGCTGTCTGATCCCACATCATTGATGACGGTAACTATTAAAATTTAGATTCCGCGCATGAGAATAATTACTACAATAAAATAGTCACGCACCTAATCTCTGGAGTTCTAGCAGTGGGCTTATTTGATGATTTGAGTCGGTTTTTAGAAAACC from Nostoc sp. UHCC 0926 includes these protein-coding regions:
- a CDS encoding MlaE family lipid ABC transporter permease subunit — its product is MRLKTNFQQCGIIRCFAAVLLFGQVWLHLLQGKTYYRKILQHMVTAGPGSISPVLLVSCFAGMIFTIQITRELLRFGAVDAVGGAFALAFCRELAPILTASIMAGQVGSAFAAEIGAMQVTDQIDALYMLKTDPIDYLVLPRVIACGLMVPLMTILALVTGIIGGVFAASQFYKIIPETFLESVRNFLEPSDLFIILLKGFIFGVLVAVIGCSWGLTTKGGAKEVGESATKAVVTSWVSIFIMDFFLSLLLFEQPAF